One window from the genome of Microbulbifer sp. ALW1 encodes:
- a CDS encoding GntR family transcriptional regulator, whose protein sequence is MEGQVTKSQESGSGLDTAVAVTGKTESRSQSLADRLFLTLRSEIVEGRIAAGSKISEPELARRFDASRGSLREALMRLESLSLIERKVNVGARVVELTERGLLEIYDVREALEGMACRLAAENRTEEDLVELRQMLHRHEQQEELQKGTAYFQPEGDFDFHFRIVQASNNDLLIDTLCNKLYFRVRMYRYQLGMASPRAHRAFREHSHIIEAIEAGDGELAEILMRRHIRASRSNIEKKLSRTD, encoded by the coding sequence ATGGAAGGGCAGGTCACCAAATCCCAGGAGTCTGGTAGCGGGCTGGACACCGCTGTCGCTGTAACAGGCAAGACCGAATCCCGGTCGCAGAGCCTGGCGGATCGCCTGTTCCTGACATTGCGCAGTGAAATCGTTGAAGGCCGTATTGCCGCCGGCAGCAAGATCAGCGAGCCGGAACTGGCGCGGCGCTTCGATGCCAGCCGCGGCAGCCTGCGCGAAGCCCTGATGCGGCTCGAGTCCCTCAGCCTGATTGAGCGCAAAGTGAATGTCGGCGCGCGGGTAGTGGAACTGACCGAACGCGGCCTGCTGGAAATTTACGATGTGCGTGAGGCGTTAGAGGGCATGGCCTGCCGCCTGGCAGCCGAAAACCGCACCGAGGAAGACCTGGTGGAACTTCGCCAGATGCTCCATCGCCACGAGCAGCAGGAAGAACTGCAAAAAGGCACCGCCTACTTCCAGCCGGAAGGGGACTTCGACTTCCACTTCCGCATTGTGCAGGCCTCCAATAACGACCTGTTGATCGACACCCTGTGCAACAAACTCTATTTCCGCGTGCGCATGTACCGCTATCAGCTCGGCATGGCCAGCCCGCGCGCGCACCGCGCCTTCCGCGAACACAGCCACATTATCGAAGCCATCGAAGCCGGCGACGGTGAACTGGCAGAAATTCTGATGCGCCGCCACATCCGCGCGTCGCGCAGCAATATCGAAAAGAAACTTTCCAGAACCGATTAA
- the prpC gene encoding 2-methylcitrate synthase, with amino-acid sequence MAEKKVGGAGLRGQVAGKTALSTVGVSGSGLTYCGYDVKDLAENCEFEEVAYLIFNGELPTAAQLADYKGILKTMRGLPLALREVLERIPADAHPMDVMRTGCSMLGNLEGEESFDQQQDRANRLLAAFPSIICYWYRYTHDGVRIETETDDDSIGGHFLHMLRGEKPNDLHAQVMNVSLILYAEHEFNASTFTARVCASTLSDLFSCITGAIGSLRGPLHGGANEAAMELIERFSSADEAEKELMGMLERKEKIMGFGHAVYTESDPRNAIIKQWSEKLAADVGDDVLYPVSVRCEEVMWREKKLFCNADFFHASAYHFMGIPTKLFTPIFVMSRVTGWAAHVFEQRADNRIIRPSAEYTGPELRKVTPIADR; translated from the coding sequence ATGGCAGAGAAAAAAGTTGGCGGAGCAGGCCTGCGTGGCCAGGTAGCTGGTAAAACCGCACTTTCCACCGTAGGCGTATCCGGCTCCGGCCTGACCTACTGCGGCTACGACGTAAAAGACCTGGCAGAAAACTGCGAGTTCGAAGAAGTCGCCTACCTGATCTTCAACGGCGAACTGCCCACCGCAGCGCAGCTGGCGGACTACAAAGGCATACTCAAAACCATGCGCGGCCTGCCGCTGGCCCTGCGCGAAGTGCTCGAGCGCATCCCCGCCGACGCACACCCGATGGACGTCATGCGCACCGGCTGCTCCATGCTGGGCAACCTGGAAGGCGAAGAGTCTTTCGACCAGCAACAGGACCGCGCCAACCGCCTGCTGGCCGCATTCCCGTCCATCATCTGTTACTGGTACCGCTACACCCACGACGGCGTGCGCATCGAAACCGAAACCGATGACGACTCCATCGGCGGCCACTTCCTGCACATGCTGCGTGGCGAAAAGCCGAACGACCTGCACGCACAGGTAATGAACGTCTCCCTGATCCTGTACGCAGAGCACGAGTTCAACGCCTCCACCTTCACCGCGCGCGTCTGTGCCTCCACCCTGTCTGACCTGTTCAGCTGCATCACCGGCGCCATCGGCTCCCTGCGTGGCCCGCTGCACGGCGGCGCCAACGAAGCAGCGATGGAACTGATCGAGCGTTTCTCTTCTGCCGACGAAGCAGAAAAAGAACTGATGGGCATGCTCGAGCGCAAGGAAAAGATCATGGGCTTCGGCCACGCGGTCTACACCGAATCCGACCCGCGCAACGCCATCATCAAGCAGTGGTCCGAAAAACTGGCCGCCGACGTTGGCGACGATGTGCTGTACCCGGTATCCGTACGCTGCGAAGAAGTGATGTGGCGCGAGAAGAAGCTGTTCTGTAACGCCGACTTCTTCCACGCATCCGCGTACCACTTCATGGGCATCCCCACCAAACTGTTTACGCCGATCTTTGTGATGAGTCGCGTAACCGGCTGGGCCGCCCACGTATTCGAACAGCGCGCCGATAACCGCATCATCCGCCCGAGCGCGGAATACACCGGTCCGGAACTGCGCAAAGTAACGCCGATCGCGGATCGCTAA
- the acnD gene encoding Fe/S-dependent 2-methylisocitrate dehydratase AcnD, with amino-acid sequence MNTEFRKKLPGTDLDYFDTREAVENIQPGSYEKLPYTSRILAENLVRRCEPEKLTDALKQIIERKRDLDFPWFPARVVCHDILGQTALVDLAGLRDAIAEKGGDPAKVNPVVPTQLIVDHSLAVEHPGFEKDAFEKNRAVEERRNEDRFHFINWTKTAFENVDVIPPGNGIMHQINLEKMSPVVQVKNGVAFPDTCVGTDSHTPMVDALGVISVGVGGLEAESVMLGRASYMRLPDIVGVELTGKLQPGITGTDMVLALTEFLRRERVVGAYLEFFGEGASSLSLGDRATIANMTPEYGATAGMFAIDEQTIDYLKLTGRDDEQVALVEKFAKETGLWADSLKNAEYERVLKFDLSSVGRNLAGPSNPHALLPVSELANRGIAKEWKEEEGLMPDGAVIIAAITSCTNTSNPRNMIAAGLIARNANKLGLTRKPWVKTSLAPGSKTVKMYLEEANLLPELQQQGFDVVAFACTTCNGMSGALDPKIQKEVIDRDLYATAVLSGNRNFDGRIHPYAKQAFLASPPLVVAYAIAGTIRFDIEKDVLGHDKDGNPVTLKDIWPSDEEIDAIVKQSVKPEQFREVYIPMFDLAKEEAERGEPLYHWRPQSTYIRRPPYWEGALAGERSLKGMRPLAVLGDNITTDHLSPSNAILASSAAGEYLAKMGLPEEDFNSYATHRGDHLTAQRATFANPKLLNEMVRDENGAVKQGSLARIEPEGKVTRMWEAIETYMDRKQPLIIIAGADYGQGSSRDWAAKGVRLAGVEAIVAEGFERIHRTNLIGMGVLPLEFQPGITRETLGIDGTETFDVLGDRTPGATLTLLIHRKDGETVEVPVKCRLDTAEEVSIYDAGGVLQRFANDFLEAEGAAQ; translated from the coding sequence ATGAATACCGAATTCAGAAAAAAACTCCCCGGCACAGACCTGGATTATTTCGACACAAGAGAAGCAGTCGAAAACATCCAGCCGGGTAGCTATGAAAAACTGCCGTATACCTCCCGTATCCTGGCGGAAAACCTCGTGCGCCGTTGTGAGCCGGAAAAACTCACCGACGCCCTCAAGCAGATCATCGAACGCAAGCGCGACCTCGACTTCCCCTGGTTCCCAGCGCGCGTCGTCTGCCACGATATTCTCGGCCAGACCGCACTGGTGGACCTCGCCGGCCTGCGCGACGCCATCGCCGAAAAGGGCGGTGACCCCGCCAAAGTAAACCCGGTCGTGCCCACCCAGCTGATCGTCGACCACTCCCTGGCCGTCGAACACCCCGGTTTTGAAAAAGACGCGTTCGAAAAGAACCGCGCAGTGGAAGAGCGCCGCAACGAAGACCGCTTCCACTTCATCAACTGGACCAAAACCGCGTTTGAAAACGTCGATGTGATTCCGCCCGGCAACGGCATCATGCACCAGATCAACCTGGAGAAAATGTCTCCGGTGGTGCAGGTGAAAAATGGTGTTGCCTTCCCGGATACTTGTGTGGGCACCGACAGCCACACCCCGATGGTGGATGCGCTCGGCGTAATCTCCGTGGGCGTGGGTGGTTTAGAGGCCGAAAGCGTGATGCTCGGCCGCGCCTCCTACATGCGCCTGCCCGACATCGTCGGCGTCGAGCTGACCGGCAAACTGCAGCCCGGCATCACCGGTACCGACATGGTGCTGGCGCTGACCGAATTCCTGCGCCGCGAGCGCGTAGTGGGTGCGTATCTCGAATTCTTCGGCGAAGGCGCCTCCAGCCTGAGCCTGGGCGACCGCGCCACCATCGCCAACATGACGCCCGAATACGGCGCCACTGCTGGCATGTTCGCCATCGACGAGCAGACCATCGACTACCTGAAGCTGACCGGCCGCGACGACGAGCAGGTAGCTCTGGTAGAAAAGTTCGCGAAAGAAACCGGCCTGTGGGCAGACAGTCTGAAGAATGCCGAATACGAGCGCGTACTCAAATTTGACCTGTCTTCCGTCGGCCGCAACCTGGCCGGCCCGTCCAACCCGCACGCACTGTTGCCGGTGTCCGAACTGGCCAACCGCGGCATTGCGAAAGAATGGAAGGAAGAAGAAGGCCTGATGCCAGACGGTGCCGTGATCATCGCCGCGATCACCAGCTGCACCAACACCAGCAACCCGCGCAACATGATTGCCGCGGGCCTGATCGCGCGTAACGCCAACAAGCTCGGCCTGACCCGCAAGCCCTGGGTAAAGACCTCCCTGGCACCGGGTTCCAAAACCGTAAAAATGTACCTGGAAGAAGCCAACCTGCTGCCGGAACTGCAGCAGCAGGGCTTCGACGTGGTCGCGTTTGCCTGCACCACCTGTAACGGCATGAGCGGCGCGCTGGACCCGAAAATCCAGAAAGAAGTGATCGACCGCGACCTGTACGCCACCGCCGTACTGTCCGGCAACCGCAACTTTGACGGCCGTATTCACCCCTATGCCAAGCAGGCGTTCCTGGCCTCGCCGCCGTTGGTGGTTGCCTACGCCATCGCCGGCACCATCCGCTTCGATATCGAAAAAGATGTATTGGGCCACGACAAAGACGGCAACCCGGTGACCCTGAAAGATATCTGGCCGAGCGACGAAGAGATCGACGCGATCGTCAAACAGAGCGTGAAGCCCGAGCAGTTCCGCGAGGTCTACATCCCGATGTTTGATCTGGCTAAAGAGGAAGCGGAACGCGGCGAGCCGCTGTACCACTGGCGCCCGCAGAGTACCTACATCCGCCGCCCGCCTTACTGGGAAGGCGCGCTTGCAGGCGAGCGTAGCCTCAAAGGCATGCGCCCGCTGGCCGTGCTGGGTGACAACATCACCACCGACCACCTGTCGCCGTCCAACGCGATTTTGGCCAGCAGTGCCGCCGGTGAATACCTAGCAAAAATGGGCCTGCCGGAAGAGGACTTCAACTCCTATGCCACGCACCGCGGCGATCACCTCACCGCCCAGCGCGCCACCTTCGCCAACCCGAAACTGTTGAACGAAATGGTTCGCGACGAAAACGGTGCAGTGAAGCAGGGCTCTCTCGCGCGTATCGAGCCGGAAGGCAAGGTCACCCGCATGTGGGAAGCCATCGAAACCTACATGGACCGCAAGCAGCCGCTGATCATTATCGCCGGCGCCGACTACGGCCAGGGCTCCTCCCGCGACTGGGCCGCGAAAGGCGTGCGCCTCGCCGGTGTGGAAGCGATTGTGGCGGAAGGCTTCGAGCGCATTCACCGTACCAACCTGATCGGCATGGGCGTGCTGCCGCTGGAATTCCAGCCGGGTATTACCCGCGAGACTCTGGGTATCGACGGTACCGAGACCTTCGACGTACTCGGCGACCGCACCCCAGGCGCAACCCTCACCCTGCTGATCCACCGGAAAGACGGTGAGACCGTAGAAGTGCCGGTGAAATGCCGCCTGGATACCGCCGAAGAAGTGTCAATCTATGACGCCGGCGGTGTACTGCAGCGCTTCGCCAACGACTTCCTCGAAGCCGAAGGTGCCGCGCAATGA
- the prpB gene encoding methylisocitrate lyase, with protein MSRPESAGARFRQALKDNQPLQVVGTINAYTAIMAERIGHQAIYLSGAGVANASYGLPDLGMTSLDNVLEDVRRITAATNLPLLVDIDTGWGGAFNIARTIKEMIRAGAAAVHIEDQVAQKRCGHRPNKEIVSKEEMVDRIKAAVDARTDDDFFIMARTDSFAQEGLEAAIDRAQACIEAGADGIFAEAVTELEHYRAFKDALNVPILANITEFGKTKLYNKAELGESGADMVLYPLSAFRAMNKAAENVYSSILKQGDQQAVVDTMQTRAELYDYLNYHEFEDKLDALFKK; from the coding sequence ATGAGCAGACCAGAATCCGCCGGCGCACGCTTTCGCCAGGCCCTGAAAGACAACCAGCCACTGCAGGTCGTCGGCACCATCAACGCCTACACCGCCATTATGGCCGAGCGCATCGGCCACCAGGCCATCTACCTGTCTGGTGCCGGCGTCGCCAATGCCTCTTACGGTCTGCCGGACCTGGGTATGACCAGCCTGGACAACGTGCTGGAAGACGTACGTCGTATCACCGCCGCCACCAATCTGCCGCTGCTGGTCGATATCGACACCGGCTGGGGTGGCGCCTTCAATATTGCCCGCACCATCAAGGAAATGATCCGCGCCGGCGCCGCCGCAGTACATATCGAAGACCAGGTAGCGCAGAAGCGCTGTGGCCACCGCCCGAACAAAGAGATCGTTTCCAAAGAGGAAATGGTCGACCGTATCAAGGCGGCCGTTGATGCCCGTACCGATGACGACTTTTTCATTATGGCGCGCACCGATTCCTTCGCACAGGAAGGTCTCGAAGCTGCCATCGACCGCGCCCAGGCGTGTATCGAAGCTGGCGCCGACGGCATCTTCGCCGAAGCCGTGACCGAACTGGAACACTACCGCGCGTTCAAAGATGCGTTGAATGTACCGATCCTGGCGAACATCACCGAGTTCGGTAAAACCAAGCTGTACAACAAGGCCGAGCTGGGTGAGTCCGGCGCCGACATGGTCCTGTACCCGCTGTCCGCCTTCCGCGCCATGAACAAAGCCGCGGAAAACGTCTACAGCAGCATCCTGAAGCAGGGCGACCAGCAAGCGGTGGTCGACACAATGCAGACCCGCGCAGAACTGTACGACTACCTGAACTACCACGAGTTTGAAGACAAGCTCGATGCGCTGTTTAAGAAGTAA